Proteins encoded together in one Psychrobacter sp. 28M-43 window:
- a CDS encoding 3-oxoacid CoA-transferase subunit B encodes MSNYTPRSVDEIAKRVAQDIEEGMYVNLGIGQPTKVADFLPKDKDIFLHSENGVLGMGPAPEEADRDGDLINAGKQYITLLKGGSYFHHGDSFAMIRGGHIDLCVLGAFEVAKNGDIANWFLGRPKDIPAVGGAMDLAVGAKKVYVIMDHVSKNGEPKIVESLNLPITGEKCVNRIYTDLAVIDITERGLVVRDMVDGLTFDELQSKTGATLQQP; translated from the coding sequence ATGAGTAATTATACTCCGCGTTCAGTTGATGAGATTGCCAAGCGCGTTGCTCAAGACATTGAAGAAGGCATGTATGTCAATTTGGGTATTGGACAGCCTACCAAAGTCGCTGATTTCCTACCAAAAGATAAAGACATTTTTTTACATAGTGAAAATGGTGTTTTGGGTATGGGGCCAGCCCCTGAAGAAGCCGATAGAGATGGTGACCTGATCAATGCTGGCAAACAATATATCACTCTACTCAAAGGCGGTAGTTACTTTCACCATGGTGATTCCTTTGCCATGATTCGTGGTGGACATATCGATCTATGTGTTCTTGGTGCATTTGAAGTGGCTAAAAATGGCGATATTGCCAACTGGTTTTTGGGTCGTCCAAAAGACATTCCAGCCGTTGGCGGAGCGATGGATTTGGCCGTTGGTGCCAAAAAAGTTTACGTCATTATGGATCACGTTAGCAAAAATGGTGAGCCCAAAATCGTTGAAAGTCTAAACCTGCCTATTACTGGCGAAAAATGCGTCAATCGAATTTATACAGATCTAGCGGTGATTGATATCACTGAGCGAGGGTTAGTGGTGCGTGACATGGTTGATGGATTGACCTTTGATGAATTGCAATCAAAAACAGGCGCCACATTGCAACAGCCATAA
- a CDS encoding TRAP transporter small permease gives MTFLVKLSVLISRLCQFIGGVSLIIIVLTTMLDVVARYVFKLTGGEFGFTVKGSVEIVSYFMLFALLAAFAAFVERSQIIVDVFTQKMPQSIKGYLMGIFMMGFFVIGIVFSWGLYESAIDALEYGKVTQDLRISMMPIYMVSAFLSILLAIRSLIESINIFKTGEFFDAEETGA, from the coding sequence ATGACATTTTTAGTCAAGCTCAGTGTCCTAATCTCTAGATTATGCCAGTTTATCGGTGGGGTGAGTCTCATCATCATCGTCCTAACCACCATGCTCGACGTCGTCGCACGCTACGTATTCAAACTCACCGGCGGTGAGTTTGGCTTTACCGTCAAAGGCAGTGTAGAGATCGTCTCCTACTTTATGCTATTTGCATTACTCGCTGCCTTTGCCGCGTTTGTCGAACGCTCACAAATCATCGTCGACGTCTTCACCCAGAAAATGCCCCAGTCTATCAAAGGCTACCTTATGGGTATCTTTATGATGGGCTTCTTTGTCATCGGCATCGTCTTCTCATGGGGACTCTACGAGAGCGCCATTGATGCCTTAGAGTATGGCAAAGTCACCCAAGACCTTCGAATATCTATGATGCCTATCTATATGGTTAGTGCATTTTTAAGCATCCTACTGGCCATTCGCTCATTGATCGAATCTATCAACATCTTTAAGACAGGCGAATTCTTTGACGCCGAGGAGACAGGCGCATGA
- a CDS encoding TRAP transporter large permease produces the protein MSPEIIGAIGLVVMILLVVLRVPVALAMLGVGLVGFGAVTAPSGALQMLKDIPVDVLAKYDFSAIPLFILMGVFATHSGMAGKLFEATRTIFGGVRGSLGIAGIGSSGIFASISGSSLATASTMTKVALPQMEKYGYQPGFACGILAAGGTLGIMIPPSIALLVYAILTQQSVGDMFIAGFLPGMLGMVMYSLTVMVMVRWKPHLAKRGEKTSWKAKLLSLTGLIPFSFIFIVIIAGIFFGLFTPTEGAAVGAFVSWAYAFAKGMRLDGLKQSLIETLALSAVVFFMLLGAEALGYFISVSRLSYTLASWIGGLAVSPMIVLICILFMYFLLGLFMDALAMLVITIPVVYPIILALGFDPVWFGIIAVLTVELGLITPPMGMNIFVIKAMAPHIKLSDMFRGVAPFIVSDVIRLVILVMFPAISLVLLG, from the coding sequence ATGAGTCCAGAAATTATCGGTGCGATTGGCCTAGTTGTCATGATCCTGCTTGTCGTCTTACGAGTACCCGTTGCACTTGCCATGTTAGGGGTAGGCTTAGTCGGTTTTGGTGCGGTTACCGCGCCTAGTGGTGCTCTGCAAATGCTCAAAGACATCCCAGTCGATGTCTTAGCAAAGTATGACTTTAGTGCCATTCCCTTATTTATTCTCATGGGCGTGTTTGCGACTCACTCCGGCATGGCAGGTAAACTGTTTGAAGCTACCCGAACCATATTTGGCGGTGTAAGGGGGAGTCTTGGTATTGCCGGTATTGGTTCATCCGGTATCTTTGCCTCTATCTCAGGCTCATCACTTGCCACTGCGTCTACCATGACTAAGGTGGCGCTACCGCAAATGGAGAAGTACGGCTATCAGCCAGGCTTTGCCTGCGGCATCTTAGCTGCTGGTGGTACGCTTGGTATCATGATTCCGCCCAGTATTGCCTTACTGGTCTATGCCATCTTAACCCAGCAGTCAGTAGGTGACATGTTCATCGCTGGGTTCCTACCGGGTATGCTCGGTATGGTGATGTACTCACTCACGGTCATGGTGATGGTACGCTGGAAACCGCACTTGGCAAAACGTGGTGAGAAAACGTCTTGGAAAGCCAAGCTACTGTCACTGACTGGTCTGATACCATTCAGCTTTATCTTTATCGTGATTATTGCCGGTATCTTCTTTGGTCTATTTACCCCAACAGAAGGCGCTGCAGTAGGGGCGTTTGTCTCTTGGGCTTATGCCTTTGCTAAAGGCATGCGTTTAGATGGTCTCAAGCAATCATTGATTGAGACGCTAGCACTCTCTGCAGTGGTGTTCTTTATGCTATTGGGTGCAGAGGCATTGGGATATTTTATCTCAGTCTCACGTTTGTCTTATACTTTGGCATCTTGGATCGGTGGATTGGCCGTCAGTCCAATGATTGTCCTAATCTGTATTCTATTCATGTACTTCCTATTAGGACTGTTCATGGATGCGTTAGCGATGCTGGTAATCACCATACCTGTGGTATATCCAATCATTCTAGCGTTAGGGTTTGATCCAGTATGGTTTGGTATCATTGCGGTATTGACGGTGGAGCTTGGTTTGATTACGCCGCCGATGGGGATGAATATCTTTGTGATTAAGGCGATGGCACCGCACATTAAGCTGAGTGATATGTTCCGCGGGGTGGCACCATTCATTGTCTCTGATGTGATTCGTTTGGTTATTTTGGTGATGTTCCCTGCCATCTCACTTGTGCTGCTCGGGTAG
- a CDS encoding p-hydroxycinnamoyl CoA hydratase/lyase, translating into MSDYENRWTTVKVEVTDSIAWVTFNRPEQRNCMSPTLNREMIEVLETLEQDANAGVVVLTGEGSAWTAGMDLKEYFRETDGQPEIVQEKTRRDACRWQWQLLRMYNKPTIAMVNGWCFGGGFSPLVACDLAYCADEATFGLSEINWGIPPGNLVSKAMADTVGHRESLYYIMTGEPFKGKKAEQMGLVNKSVPLDELKAEVEKVAKVLLEKNPVVLRYAKNGFKRCRELTWDQNEDYLYAKLDQCLMRDPENGRAEGMRQFLDEKSIKPGLQTYKR; encoded by the coding sequence ATGTCAGATTACGAAAACCGCTGGACAACTGTCAAAGTAGAAGTAACAGACAGTATCGCTTGGGTGACTTTCAATCGTCCAGAACAACGCAATTGCATGAGCCCAACACTCAATCGAGAAATGATAGAGGTGTTAGAGACATTAGAACAAGATGCAAATGCAGGAGTCGTTGTCCTTACTGGTGAGGGAAGTGCATGGACAGCAGGAATGGATCTAAAAGAGTATTTTCGTGAAACGGACGGTCAACCTGAAATTGTCCAAGAAAAAACCCGCCGCGATGCTTGTAGATGGCAATGGCAGCTCCTGCGTATGTACAATAAACCAACTATCGCGATGGTCAACGGCTGGTGTTTCGGTGGTGGGTTTTCACCACTAGTGGCTTGTGATCTTGCCTATTGTGCTGATGAAGCGACTTTTGGATTATCAGAGATTAATTGGGGTATACCGCCTGGCAATCTGGTAAGTAAAGCCATGGCTGATACCGTCGGGCATCGTGAGTCTTTGTATTACATTATGACTGGTGAACCATTCAAAGGTAAAAAAGCGGAACAGATGGGCTTGGTCAATAAGAGCGTGCCACTTGATGAGCTGAAAGCTGAGGTAGAAAAGGTCGCAAAAGTACTCTTGGAGAAAAACCCAGTGGTACTACGCTATGCAAAAAATGGTTTCAAACGTTGCCGAGAGTTGACTTGGGATCAAAATGAAGATTACCTCTATGCCAAACTTGATCAATGTCTCATGAGAGATCCAGAAAATGGACGTGCCGAAGGTATGCGTCAATTTCTTGATGAGAAAAGCATCAAACCAGGCTTGCAAACCTATAAGCGGTAA
- a CDS encoding aldehyde dehydrogenase codes for MHQVQMIINGKSCPATNNSTFDHIGPTTGEVVTKAAAGTADDANKAIEAAAAAFPIWSALPPSEKRIRLLKAADLLASRADKFIEIGMTEMGSSGAWYGFNVQVAANMLRDAAGMVTQIQGDIIPSDAEGRMAMAWRVPCGVVVGMAPWNAPIILATRALAMPLACGNTVVLKASENCPATHELLIQTLNDAGLGEGVVNLVTHSSEDAPSVVTALIAHPAVKRINFTGSTHVGKIIAKQCAEYLKPVILELGGKAPVIVCEDADLEEAANAIAFGAFFNQGQICMSTERVLVNEKVADKLIEYLKSKIDGFVTGLPTDQVHIAHVISQQAADRIKALVKDAENKGAKAITDYAFNGTAVSPILLEHISPEMQIYTEESFGPVCTLERVADDDEAILKANASEFGLSAAIFSQDIGRAMNLAKRIESGICHINSATVDDEAPMPFGGVKSSGYGRFGSKASISEFTELRWVTMRSTPKHYPI; via the coding sequence ATGCATCAAGTCCAAATGATTATTAACGGCAAATCGTGCCCCGCAACCAATAACAGTACCTTTGACCATATTGGTCCAACCACTGGTGAAGTGGTCACCAAAGCCGCTGCTGGAACGGCAGATGATGCAAATAAAGCGATTGAAGCTGCTGCCGCCGCTTTTCCAATTTGGTCAGCACTACCGCCGAGTGAAAAAAGAATACGTCTACTAAAAGCTGCCGACTTACTTGCCTCAAGAGCAGACAAGTTTATCGAGATTGGTATGACTGAAATGGGCTCAAGTGGTGCATGGTATGGCTTTAATGTACAGGTAGCGGCCAATATGCTACGCGACGCGGCAGGGATGGTCACTCAGATTCAAGGTGATATTATTCCAAGCGATGCAGAAGGCCGTATGGCGATGGCTTGGCGCGTGCCTTGCGGAGTAGTGGTAGGCATGGCACCGTGGAATGCTCCTATCATATTGGCGACGCGAGCGCTTGCCATGCCGTTGGCTTGTGGCAACACAGTGGTACTCAAAGCCTCTGAAAATTGTCCTGCCACTCATGAGCTATTGATCCAAACCCTGAACGATGCAGGATTGGGCGAAGGTGTCGTCAATCTGGTGACGCATAGCAGCGAAGATGCACCCAGTGTAGTAACGGCGCTAATCGCACACCCAGCTGTCAAACGTATCAACTTTACAGGCTCTACGCATGTCGGAAAAATCATTGCCAAACAATGTGCCGAATACTTGAAGCCTGTCATTCTAGAGTTGGGAGGAAAGGCACCTGTTATTGTCTGTGAAGACGCGGATCTCGAAGAAGCGGCCAATGCAATCGCTTTTGGTGCTTTTTTCAATCAAGGTCAAATCTGTATGAGTACAGAGCGAGTTCTGGTCAATGAGAAAGTTGCGGACAAACTGATTGAGTATCTTAAATCAAAGATTGATGGTTTTGTCACTGGTTTGCCAACGGATCAAGTACATATTGCTCACGTGATAAGTCAGCAAGCCGCTGATCGTATAAAAGCTTTGGTGAAAGACGCAGAAAACAAAGGGGCTAAGGCCATTACTGATTATGCTTTTAATGGTACAGCTGTTAGCCCGATTCTGTTAGAGCATATCTCTCCTGAGATGCAGATTTATACAGAAGAGTCCTTTGGTCCTGTCTGTACTTTAGAACGAGTCGCAGATGATGATGAAGCGATTCTAAAAGCCAATGCCTCAGAGTTTGGACTGTCTGCTGCTATCTTTAGCCAAGATATTGGACGAGCGATGAATCTTGCCAAACGTATCGAAAGCGGCATATGCCACATCAATTCTGCCACTGTAGACGATGAGGCACCTATGCCATTTGGCGGTGTCAAATCTAGTGGTTATGGTCGTTTTGGTAGCAAAGCCTCTATCAGTGAGTTTACTGAACTTCGCTGGGTCACTATGCGTAGTACTCCAAAACACTATCCAATCTGA
- a CDS encoding feruloyl-CoA synthase, translating into MTQFTYHNYPERAVAIGGHDVLVRHSNDQKNDAIYITAVEKIQDYPERLFDKLYEYAEKYPNRMLIAQRELDEITGKRSDWIKLTYSEVLHKVRNIAQALLKYDLSADRPLMILSENSLEVFLLMFGAMLANAPFTLVAPAYSLVANTPDKLKYVIEKLTPALFYAGDGNGFLRQLEACGQLDKPIITSTGNIDGQSCLHFDDFLMTAATDEVEQGHYKITADSIVKFLFTSGSTGDPKVVPTTHRMLCSNQQMLKQTLCLDENNPPVLVDWLSWHHTFGGSHNLGVALYNGGTFYIDDGRPVAGKFDETIRNLKEISPSQYFNVPIGWAMLATALKKDDVLRDNFFKHTNLFFFGGASLSQELWQELGDISYQHCGEKIRIMAGLGMTETSPSCTFTTGPSNATANFVGFPAPGVEVKLVRIQGKLELRIRGPHVMSGYWRHNAIDSQVSDSFDEEGFYCTGDGVKPYEPDSYDKGLVYDGRISEDFKLMTGTFVNVGELRNRIVLQGELIDDAVLIGEGKSEIGALIFVKEKIAREMTGLSDTQLTRVLEHDAIQTYFNDFINKINEGYDASSKRIARIYLMENPASIIEGEKTDKGTLNQRKLRNNRVQEATALYGHEADKLRFVAK; encoded by the coding sequence ATGACCCAATTTACCTACCATAATTACCCAGAACGAGCGGTTGCTATTGGTGGACACGATGTCTTAGTCCGTCACAGCAATGACCAAAAAAATGATGCCATTTATATCACTGCAGTTGAAAAAATACAGGATTATCCAGAGCGCTTGTTCGATAAGTTATATGAGTATGCAGAAAAATATCCAAACAGGATGCTCATTGCGCAACGCGAGTTAGATGAAATAACGGGTAAGCGTAGTGATTGGATAAAATTGACCTATAGCGAGGTGTTGCACAAGGTTCGCAATATTGCCCAAGCATTATTGAAATACGATCTGTCGGCCGATCGCCCCTTGATGATATTGTCTGAAAACTCACTGGAAGTGTTTCTACTGATGTTCGGTGCCATGCTTGCAAATGCACCGTTTACATTAGTAGCACCTGCTTACTCATTGGTTGCAAACACACCTGATAAGCTAAAATATGTTATTGAAAAGCTCACACCAGCGCTCTTTTACGCAGGCGATGGCAACGGGTTTTTGCGTCAGCTTGAGGCGTGCGGTCAGTTGGACAAACCTATCATCACCTCGACAGGAAATATCGATGGTCAGTCATGTCTGCACTTTGATGATTTTCTTATGACGGCGGCCACTGACGAGGTCGAGCAAGGACATTATAAAATCACTGCCGATAGTATTGTGAAGTTTCTGTTTACTTCAGGATCCACAGGCGATCCTAAAGTGGTGCCTACGACTCATCGTATGCTCTGTAGTAATCAGCAAATGCTCAAACAAACGCTATGCTTGGATGAAAATAATCCGCCTGTATTAGTCGACTGGCTCAGTTGGCATCATACTTTTGGCGGCAGTCATAATCTAGGCGTAGCTCTATATAACGGCGGTACTTTTTATATTGATGATGGGCGTCCCGTGGCAGGTAAGTTTGACGAAACCATCCGAAACCTGAAAGAGATTTCTCCCAGTCAATATTTTAACGTGCCGATAGGGTGGGCGATGCTGGCCACAGCTCTGAAAAAAGACGATGTATTACGTGATAATTTCTTTAAACATACCAACTTGTTTTTTTTCGGTGGAGCAAGTCTATCGCAAGAGCTATGGCAAGAGCTTGGTGATATCAGCTACCAACACTGCGGTGAAAAAATTCGCATTATGGCAGGATTGGGCATGACTGAAACGTCACCGTCTTGCACCTTTACCACAGGGCCATCGAATGCAACGGCCAACTTTGTCGGTTTTCCTGCGCCTGGCGTAGAGGTCAAACTGGTTCGTATACAGGGCAAATTGGAGTTACGTATTAGAGGGCCACATGTTATGTCGGGTTACTGGCGACATAATGCTATCGACTCACAAGTTTCTGACAGTTTTGATGAAGAAGGTTTTTACTGTACAGGAGATGGCGTTAAACCATACGAGCCTGATAGTTACGATAAGGGTTTAGTATATGATGGACGCATTTCCGAAGATTTTAAACTGATGACAGGTACTTTTGTCAATGTCGGCGAGCTGCGTAACCGTATCGTATTACAAGGTGAGCTGATTGATGACGCGGTTTTGATCGGTGAAGGCAAGAGTGAAATAGGGGCTTTGATTTTCGTCAAAGAAAAAATAGCACGTGAGATGACAGGTCTGAGTGATACTCAACTGACCAGGGTGTTAGAACATGATGCTATACAAACCTATTTTAACGACTTTATCAACAAAATTAACGAGGGCTATGACGCGAGCTCAAAGCGTATCGCTCGTATCTATTTGATGGAAAATCCTGCGAGCATTATTGAAGGTGAAAAAACGGATAAAGGAACGCTCAATCAACGCAAACTGCGTAATAATCGAGTACAAGAAGCTACAGCACTATACGGTCATGAAGCAGACAAATTGAGGTTTGTAGCGAAATAG
- a CDS encoding MarR family winged helix-turn-helix transcriptional regulator yields MKDLQLNKLIDNATTVSYSIGKIDKLISQQLSEALLEVGVSLPQFTMLSNLHLHGEMANAKLASRSFISPQASNQIVKTMEERGWISKSDDPNHGRILLIALTPEGQEVYEKCKIKSMGFESKMLAGLPAENVLMLKATVQRLISNLK; encoded by the coding sequence TTGAAAGACCTCCAATTAAATAAGCTCATCGACAATGCCACAACGGTCAGTTATAGCATAGGAAAGATAGATAAGCTTATCAGTCAACAGCTGAGCGAAGCACTGCTGGAGGTAGGCGTCAGCTTGCCTCAGTTCACCATGCTATCAAACCTACATTTACACGGAGAAATGGCGAACGCCAAGCTGGCTTCAAGATCTTTTATTAGTCCTCAGGCATCCAATCAAATTGTCAAAACCATGGAAGAGCGAGGGTGGATAAGTAAATCTGACGATCCCAATCATGGGCGTATCCTTCTGATTGCATTGACACCAGAAGGGCAAGAGGTTTACGAAAAATGCAAGATAAAATCCATGGGTTTTGAAAGCAAAATGTTAGCAGGGCTACCTGCCGAAAATGTTCTTATGCTAAAGGCTACTGTTCAACGGTTGATATCGAATTTGAAGTAA
- a CDS encoding TRAP transporter substrate-binding protein: MFSNYSRVKASLTLRKLLPTIALSFALPMTLTACDSGAKTESASSDEVVVLRMSHFLPAPSAMNTQALEPWIKKIEEESDGRIKIENFPGSTLSEASETYDAAVNGKIDIGLQLQGYSSGRFPLSQIAELPGMSNSASQMSCIMQSLYDDGTISSEYEDSHVLALYGLGPGVLHSSTVIEKPEDLRGMRIRRPSAVAGDILESMGAAPIGIPANDIYTSLQRGVIDGLSLQWDAVPVFRVNELVNNHTNIPLYSSGFVMNMNKAKYDSLPDDLKKVLDDNSGMVFAKMVGEVISKMDVEALQDAKDAGSNIIDIPDPLNDPAWSGPMEKGTQKYLASVSQSGVDAESIYQKVRETSETCKV, from the coding sequence ATGTTTAGCAACTATTCTAGGGTCAAAGCTAGTCTCACTTTACGCAAACTCCTGCCTACCATTGCCTTATCATTTGCGCTTCCAATGACGCTAACGGCCTGTGATAGTGGTGCAAAAACGGAAAGTGCTAGCTCAGATGAAGTGGTTGTATTACGTATGTCGCATTTTTTGCCTGCGCCATCAGCGATGAACACCCAAGCACTGGAACCTTGGATCAAAAAAATAGAAGAAGAGTCGGATGGCCGTATTAAGATTGAAAACTTTCCTGGATCAACGCTAAGCGAAGCATCTGAGACTTACGATGCGGCAGTGAATGGAAAAATTGATATTGGTTTGCAGTTGCAGGGGTATAGCAGTGGTCGTTTCCCGCTGTCTCAAATTGCAGAGTTACCTGGAATGTCAAACTCAGCCTCGCAGATGAGCTGTATTATGCAGAGCTTATATGATGATGGTACTATCTCAAGCGAGTATGAGGACTCCCATGTTTTGGCCTTATACGGCTTAGGCCCTGGTGTCTTACATAGCTCTACAGTTATTGAAAAACCTGAAGATCTGAGAGGAATGCGTATTCGTCGACCATCTGCAGTGGCTGGTGATATCTTAGAGAGCATGGGAGCGGCACCGATAGGAATACCTGCCAATGACATATATACCTCTTTACAACGCGGTGTTATCGATGGTTTAAGTTTGCAATGGGACGCGGTTCCAGTGTTTCGTGTGAATGAACTGGTCAACAATCATACCAATATTCCGTTGTACTCATCAGGCTTCGTGATGAATATGAACAAAGCCAAATATGACTCACTTCCTGATGACCTAAAAAAAGTATTGGATGATAATTCTGGTATGGTGTTTGCCAAAATGGTTGGTGAAGTTATTAGTAAAATGGATGTAGAAGCACTGCAAGATGCCAAAGATGCGGGTAGCAATATTATTGATATTCCTGATCCATTGAATGACCCTGCATGGTCAGGCCCAATGGAAAAAGGCACACAAAAATATCTTGCTTCTGTAAGTCAGAGTGGTGTGGATGCCGAATCAATATATCAAAAGGTACGAGAGACCAGTGAAACTTGTAAGGTCTAA
- a CDS encoding IclR family transcriptional regulator — MTNDTLTDEDANNEMHIELLEPITEMRDKNDRQFVTALARGLELLRCFTPQRPYLGNQDLSQLTGLPKGTITRLTYTLVKLGYLKQSTNSSKYQLSTGVLSFGYTMMTNISINNLATPYMEELADYANSAVAMATRDRLMMVYLNVVQGQGTTTMQRNVGSYLPIHLSSMGRACLASMPPAEQEFILNAIRSKYKDDWLKIRRGLDKAFQDYEDYGYCFSISEWQKDVNAVAIALMHPTEGLLTFNCGAPSFILSRTKLEEDIAPRLLHMKNMIESNLYIS; from the coding sequence ATGACTAATGATACCCTTACCGATGAAGACGCTAACAATGAGATGCATATTGAATTGTTAGAACCCATTACAGAGATGAGAGATAAAAACGACAGACAGTTTGTCACAGCGTTGGCTCGAGGGTTAGAGCTACTGCGTTGTTTTACCCCGCAACGGCCTTATCTAGGCAACCAAGACCTAAGTCAACTGACAGGACTTCCTAAAGGCACCATCACTCGTCTGACCTATACGTTGGTCAAATTGGGATATTTAAAACAATCGACCAATAGCAGTAAATACCAGCTCTCGACAGGGGTACTAAGCTTTGGTTATACGATGATGACTAATATCTCTATCAATAACCTTGCGACTCCTTATATGGAAGAGTTGGCAGACTATGCCAATAGTGCCGTTGCCATGGCTACTCGTGATCGACTGATGATGGTGTATCTAAATGTTGTGCAAGGTCAAGGGACGACGACTATGCAACGCAATGTCGGCTCTTATTTGCCTATTCATTTAAGTTCGATGGGGAGAGCTTGCTTGGCGAGTATGCCACCTGCTGAGCAAGAGTTTATTCTTAATGCAATTCGTAGTAAGTATAAAGATGATTGGCTAAAGATTAGACGAGGATTAGATAAAGCCTTTCAAGACTATGAAGACTATGGTTATTGTTTTTCAATTAGTGAATGGCAAAAGGATGTCAACGCGGTAGCCATTGCGCTGATGCACCCGACGGAAGGCTTGCTCACTTTTAACTGCGGCGCACCAAGTTTTATCCTTAGTCGCACCAAACTAGAAGAAGATATTGCCCCTCGCCTACTACATATGAAAAATATGATTGAGAGTAATTTATATATTAGCTAG
- a CDS encoding MFS transporter → MKSVAITADPSISSTQKQPWKLAFVFCFLVLLCDGADVGILAFTLSSLKLEFGLTNVQAGALGSWSLIGMGIGGFFGGWACDRFGRVRVMVTATALFALLSGCVGFAQTYEQFIILRVGACIGLGSLYVAANTLMSEMVPTQHRTTVLATIMTGYTLGSLVISSLSAWIIPDYGWRMIYFISFIPIILSVLMHFTLSEPQSWKESRALKLKGLNSNIEKRKNSYRAIFESPRHRIMFILWTMSSTLLLFGYFGVSNWLPTYLETELGINFKEMAIYMAGTYLTMMFAKVIAGLLADKIGRKIVFAFGTMGTALFIPVLIYMHTPENIGWLMIAFGFLYGIPYAINATYLTESFPTAIRGTAMGGSYNIGRIGSALAPLTIGYMAMHNSIGAGLLLMAGAYFLCGLIPTLFIKEKQYDPQEA, encoded by the coding sequence GTGAAAAGTGTCGCTATAACTGCAGATCCAAGTATAAGCTCCACCCAAAAACAACCTTGGAAACTGGCTTTTGTTTTTTGTTTTTTGGTTTTATTATGTGATGGAGCCGATGTCGGTATCCTTGCATTTACTCTTTCTAGTTTAAAACTAGAGTTTGGATTGACTAATGTACAAGCTGGCGCTTTGGGTAGCTGGTCGTTAATTGGCATGGGAATTGGTGGTTTTTTCGGTGGTTGGGCCTGTGATCGCTTTGGACGGGTGCGTGTTATGGTGACTGCTACAGCCCTGTTTGCATTATTGTCTGGCTGTGTTGGATTTGCTCAAACTTACGAGCAGTTCATAATTCTACGAGTAGGCGCTTGCATAGGTCTTGGCAGCTTATATGTTGCTGCTAATACTTTAATGTCAGAAATGGTACCTACCCAGCATCGAACCACTGTGCTCGCAACAATAATGACAGGTTACACTTTAGGGTCTCTAGTTATCAGCAGTCTTTCAGCTTGGATCATTCCTGATTACGGTTGGCGTATGATTTATTTCATATCATTTATACCAATTATTTTATCAGTCTTAATGCATTTTACATTATCTGAACCACAGTCTTGGAAAGAGTCTCGTGCCCTAAAACTCAAAGGTTTGAATAGTAATATTGAAAAGCGTAAAAACTCTTATAGAGCTATATTTGAAAGTCCTAGACATCGCATAATGTTTATTTTGTGGACTATGAGCTCAACTCTTTTACTCTTTGGTTATTTTGGTGTCAGTAACTGGCTACCTACTTACTTAGAAACCGAATTAGGTATCAATTTTAAAGAAATGGCTATCTACATGGCAGGTACCTATTTGACTATGATGTTTGCAAAAGTAATAGCAGGTCTACTGGCTGATAAGATTGGACGTAAAATAGTATTTGCCTTTGGTACGATGGGCACAGCCCTATTTATTCCAGTATTAATCTATATGCACACTCCAGAAAATATTGGTTGGTTAATGATTGCTTTCGGTTTCTTATATGGTATCCCCTATGCCATTAACGCCACCTATCTAACCGAAAGTTTCCCTACAGCTATTCGAGGTACCGCAATGGGTGGATCATATAATATTGGACGTATAGGATCAGCTCTTGCCCCTCTTACGATCGGTTATATGGCCATGCATAACTCTATTGGCGCAGGTTTATTACTTATGGCAGGTGCATACTTCTTATGTGGTCTTATCCCTACTTTATTTATTAAAGAAAAGCAGTACGATCCACAAGAAGCCTAA